Proteins encoded by one window of Lathyrus oleraceus cultivar Zhongwan6 chromosome 1, CAAS_Psat_ZW6_1.0, whole genome shotgun sequence:
- the LOC127081864 gene encoding stress response protein NST1 isoform X3: MPVSDSPSVSDDPSLQEEEDDEEGSEEEEEVEEEEDQDQEDEEVEEEEEEVEEVEEEEEEVEEVEEEVKEEVEEEEEEEEEVEEEEEEEETVEVEEEEEEVEEEVEEEEEEVEEEEEEQETVVEKKNEDKDEIPVSLPDENELNKETVEEEEEEEEEEEEEEEEKEEAIEMEEEEKQETVVEEKDKDKNGVPDSLPDTDKHSKDSCQNMELDVKEENLGSVSSVPENPEVIRSSHDMEESNVVLLASGPPHEELTLKQEVSSPPKPSENLISAEDEKNQGLNVDAENSGYLQKKTFGGCSEPVCNSKASLSDVKDIDSRATKSSSNNTVKDVVTGIIPRDDFVENSDGGQNSKEKIKQSETESRVDVKQKPSSRARSPSPSAQITDGNKRRAVICAFFAKGWCIRGSSCSFLHIKDSASNTDQGAEGNLVNAHQKRELKLEKVKENVGVSRTNEGEASPRWHPSHEKEKFPTRDSLFPKKTSNNYFSSNLSSYSSRAEGMASIRNQHVYRGYTPTKDFNSSLGASALDSQKLLNSDKEYHAYKSTFSSDREDLGGSSRVSPHANGYKLKTRSYDWEPSVPFRPSFFITSMNVSSPGDLYDPLRDSIEIPNIGDGSLKASLLIRGSSIQASSQLRTYDDSAAVGKHMSDLNDDKSSVSSHNKFYENEPNRSSVPRGKDSLATKTEITSGTCANYQNGNIDVGQNAFGVEDRIETTKKRTKHDARHHGDGSEHKNKRVARDDKIHEMEVDFQTDGSMHKETKALKIFRAALVDLAKELLKPFWHEGRLSKEAHITIVKKSVDKVVSTLEPHQIPTNEDSAQQYISSCRPKITKLVHGYVNKHGKS; this comes from the exons ATGCCTGTTTCTGATTCTCCATCTGTGTCAGATGATCCTTCTCTTCAAGAagaggaagatgatgaagaaggctccgaggaagaagaagaagtagAAGAGGAAGAAGATCAAGATCAGGAAGACGAAGAAGttgaagaagaagaggaagaggtcgaagaagttgaagaagaagaggaagaggTCGAAGAAGTTGAAGAGGAGGTGAAGGAAGAAGTTGAAGAAGAagaggaggaggaggaggaagttGAAGAGGAGGAGGAGGAAGAAGAAACAGTAGAGGTGGAAGAggaggaggaagaagttgaagaggaagttgaggaggaggaagaagaagttgaagaagaagaggaagaacAAGAAACAGTAGTAGAGAAGAAAAATGAAGACAAAGATGAGATTCCAGTTTCTCTGCCTGATGAGAATGAGCTTAACAAAG AAACTGTggaagaggaagaggaagaggaagaggaggaggaggaagaagaagaagaaaaagaagaagcaaTAGAGATGGAAGAAGAGGAAAAACAAGAAACTGTAGTAGAGGAGAAAGATAAAGACAAAAATGGGGTTCCGGATTCTCTTCCTGACACGGATAAACATAGCAAAG ATTCATGCCAAAACATGGAGCTTGATGTAAAAGAGGAGAATTTGGGTTCAGTTTCTTCTGTGCCTGAGAATCCTGAAGTAATACGGTCATCACATGATATGGAAGAGAGCAATGTCGTGCTTTTAGCATCTGGTCCGCCGCATGAGGAATTGACATTGAAACAAGAAGTTTCTAGTCCTCCAAAACCAAGTGAAAACTTGATTTCTGCTGAAGATGAGAAAAATCAAGGCTTAAATGTTGATGCTGAAAATTCTGGATATCTTCAGAAGAAAACCTTTGGAGGATGCAGTGAACCAGTTTGCAATAGCAAAGCTTCTTTATCTGATGTTAAGGACATTGATTCTAGGGCCACCAAGTCATCTAGTAATAATACGGTAAAAGACGTGGTTACTGGAATCATACCAAGAGATGATTTTGTCGAGAATTCTGATGGTGGTCAGAACTCTAAGGAGAAAATTAAGCAGTCAGAGACGGAGTCAAGGGTTGATGTGAAACAAAAGCCATCAAG TAGGGCTAGAAGTCCGTCTCCCAGTGCTCAGATTACAGACGGAAACAAAAGACGTGCAGTTATATGTGCTTTTTTCGCTAAAGGTTGGTGCATCAGAGGTAGTTCTTGTAGCTTTCTTCATATAAAAGATAGTGCGAGTAATACCGACCAGGGAGCTGAAGGAAACCTAGTTAATGCACATCAGAAGAGGGAATTGAAATTGGAAAAAG TTAAGGAAAATGTTGGCGTGTCAAGAACG AATGAGGGAGAAGCAAGTCCAAGATGGCATCCATCTCATGAAAAAGAGAAGTTTCCGACGAGGGACAGCTTGTTTCCAAAGAAGACATCAAACAATTATTTCAGCTCAAATCTTTCCTCGTATTCATCCCGTGCAGAGGGAATGGCTTCTATTCGAAACCAACATGTGTACAGAGGATATACACCGACAAAAGATTTTAATTCGTCTTTAGGTGCAAGTGCTTTGGACTCTCAAAAGCTCTTGAACAGTGACAAGGAATATCACGCCTATAAGTCCACTTTCTCTTCAGACCGGGAAGATCTAGGTGGTTCATCTAGGGTTTCACCACATGCTAATGGATATAAACTGAAAACCCGTTCGTATGATTGGGAACCTTCTGTTCCATTTCGACCGTCCTTTTTTATTACTTCTATGAATGTATCATCCCCTGGAGATCTTTATGACCCTCTTCGCGATAGCATTGAGATACCTAATATTGGAGACGGGTCTTTGAAAGCTTCCCTTCTAATTCGAGGGTCATCTATCCAGGCTTCATCACAGTTGCGGACATATGATGATTCTGCTGCAGTTGGGAAACACATGTCCGATCTTAATGATGACAAAAGTTCGGTATCTTCCCATAATAAATTTTATGAAAATGAGCCAAACAGAAGTTCTGTTCCTCGTGGAAAAGATTCTCTTGCAACCAAAACAGAAATAACATCAGGTACTTGTGCGAACTACCAAAATGGTAACATAGATGTGGGACAAAATGCCTTTGGTGTTGAAGATAGGATTGAAACAACGAAAAAACGGACCAAGCATGATGCTAGGCATCACGGTGATGGATCAGAGCACAAAAATAAAAGAGTAGCAAGGGATGATAAAATTCATGAAATGGAGGTTGACTTTCAGACGGATGGCAGTATGCACAAAGAAACAAAGGCGCTGAAAATTTTTCGTGCAGCCCTTGTTGATCTAGCAAAAGAGTTGCTAAAACCATTTTGGCATGAGGGTCGTCTCAGCAAGGAAGCACATATAACAATAGTTAAAAAATCAGTTGACAAGGTTGTTAGCACTTTAGAGCCACACCAAATTCCAACAAATGAAGATTCTGCTCAGCAATATATTTCTTCATGTCGGCCGAAAATTACAAAGTTAGTCCAT GGATATGTCAATAAACATGGCAAATCTTGA